In Gemmobacter sp. 24YEA27, a genomic segment contains:
- a CDS encoding extensin family protein has product MKPRFAALLLLFPLAMTPAFAEPMKRSPRPLANPVLAVSTAAAGPANLSPPVPALIGPGLPAPAVATAKPSIPAPPANPRLDVIRLSSSNKVSSSVAEPLMGPVAGPVAGPVLAEAASHLPLIGEMLPASMPLPQPTASPGPASVAPVAKAAPSPAPGTTAVVATAAAPPPGPRPKARPKAVEKLAQTQSAPAPETAAAPPVAEASAAGLATSLRPKQRPAKIIGLASAAIPVSATVPKVVPEKDTSRGKKKSKEPASVKGSVCGVAAIKGEKIAPITSKVQGCGLPDGVRVTSVSGVRLSMAVTIDCGTARALNTWVERVAQPAYGNQIAELQIAGHYVCRPRNNKKGAKVSEHGRGKAVDISGIRLASGKVLRVLGGFDQTMRKAHKGACGIFGTTLGPGSDGYHEDHMHFDTASHRNGAYCR; this is encoded by the coding sequence ATGAAGCCCAGGTTCGCGGCCCTTTTGCTGCTTTTCCCGCTGGCGATGACACCGGCCTTCGCCGAGCCGATGAAGCGCTCGCCGCGCCCGCTGGCCAATCCTGTGCTTGCCGTCTCCACAGCTGCGGCGGGCCCCGCGAATCTATCCCCCCCTGTCCCCGCGCTGATTGGTCCGGGCCTGCCCGCGCCCGCCGTGGCCACGGCAAAACCGTCGATCCCGGCGCCGCCGGCCAATCCCCGGCTGGATGTGATCCGGCTCAGCTCCTCCAATAAGGTTTCCAGTTCGGTCGCTGAGCCGCTCATGGGGCCGGTCGCTGGGCCGGTCGCTGGGCCGGTTCTGGCCGAGGCCGCGTCGCATCTGCCCTTGATCGGAGAGATGTTGCCGGCGTCGATGCCGCTGCCGCAACCGACTGCAAGTCCAGGCCCGGCGAGCGTCGCCCCCGTGGCAAAAGCAGCGCCGTCACCGGCCCCCGGGACGACTGCGGTGGTCGCAACTGCGGCGGCTCCGCCCCCCGGCCCCCGCCCCAAAGCCCGCCCGAAGGCGGTGGAGAAGCTGGCACAGACGCAATCCGCCCCTGCCCCTGAAACTGCTGCCGCCCCTCCGGTGGCAGAGGCGAGTGCAGCAGGGCTTGCGACCTCGCTGCGGCCAAAGCAGCGCCCGGCCAAAATCATCGGCCTGGCCTCGGCGGCAATCCCCGTATCGGCCACCGTGCCAAAGGTGGTGCCGGAAAAAGACACCAGCAGGGGCAAGAAGAAATCGAAAGAGCCGGCCTCCGTCAAAGGCTCGGTCTGTGGCGTCGCCGCAATCAAGGGCGAGAAAATCGCACCGATCACCTCGAAAGTTCAGGGCTGCGGCCTGCCGGACGGGGTGCGGGTCACTTCGGTTTCAGGCGTCCGGCTGTCGATGGCGGTGACCATCGACTGCGGCACCGCCAGGGCGCTGAACACCTGGGTCGAGCGTGTCGCACAACCGGCCTATGGCAATCAGATCGCCGAATTGCAGATTGCCGGTCACTATGTATGCCGCCCCCGGAACAACAAAAAGGGCGCCAAGGTCTCTGAACATGGGCGCGGCAAGGCGGTTGATATCTCGGGCATCCGGCTTGCTTCAGGCAAAGTGCTGCGGGTGCTGGGCGGGTTTGACCAGACCATGCGCAAGGCCCATAAGGGCGCCTGCGGCATCTTTGGCACCACGCTTGGCCCGGGCTCGGACGGCTATCACGAAGACCATATGCATTTCGATACCGCCAGCCATCGCAACGGCGCCTATTGCCGCTGA